The genomic segment GCATCTTCTTCATCGGTCGTTACCACGAGGCGCGGCTCGCGGGGGAAGATCGGGAGACCGCGTATTACACGACCTACCGCAGTGTCGCCAAGGTTGTCTTGGCCACCGGTCTGACGGTCTCGGGCGCGACCCTCTGCCTCCATTTGACCCGGTTGCCCGCATTCCAGGCACTTGGCATTCCGTGCGCGGTAGGCATCGCCGTCTCGGTCGTGGTGGCCCTGACACTGGTTCCGGCAGTAATTGCGGTCGGGAGCCGCTTCGGTCTCTTCGAGCCCAGGCGGAGCGCCAACGTTCGCGGATGGCGCCGGATCGGAACGGCAGTTGTTCGCTGGCCCGCGCCTATCCTCGTCGCGACTTTGGCGCTCACGTTCATAGGACTGCTGACTCTGCCTGGTTTCAATCCCGACTACAACGACCAGCATTTCCTCCCGCGGAACCTATCCGGCACCGACGGGATCGAGGCGGCGCAACGACACTTCCCGCCGGCCGCGATGATGACTCCAGAGATTCTGATGGTGCAGACCGATCACGACCTGCGGAATCCAGCCGACTTCCTGGTGTTGAACAAATTGGCCAAGGCAATCCTCGCCGTTCCAGGTATCGAAAAAGTTCAAGCCCCGACGCGCCCCGCAGGAACCCCCGTGGCGCACTCGACGATTCCGTATTTGCTGAGCATCCAACAAGCCGGCCAACAGCAATTCATGTATTTCCAGAAGGCCCGGGCGAAGGAATTACTCCTCCAAGCGGATGATTTGGCGAGATCCATCGCCATCATGCAGCACATGTATGACCTGACGAAGCGGATCGTAGCGGTCACGCACAACATGGCGATCAACTCACACGAAATGCAAGACCTCACCAACCAGATCCGCGATCAAATCGCTAATTTCGAAGATTTCTTGAGGCCGATTCGCAGTTATCTCTACTGGGAACCGCATTGTTACGATATTCCCGTCTGCTGGACGGTGCGAAGCGTGTTCGACAGCCTCGATGGCGTTGACCTGCTGTCCGACAATCTGAAAAAGCTGGTCGAAAACATCGACCAAGTCGACATGATCATGCCGGAGATCCTCACCCAGTTCCCCGAGACGATCGCGATGTTGAACACCTCGCGGACAATGTTGCTAACGATGCACAGCACGATGGCGGGCACCCTGAACTTGATGGACGAGCAGGGCAACAATTCGACCGCAATGGGCAAAGCGTTCGACAGTGCTCAGAACGACGATTCGTTCTACCTGGGGCCAGAAACCTTCAAGAGCGCGGACTTCAAACGAGTCATGGATATCTTCTTATCGCCGGACGGGAAGGCCGTCCGGATGCTCATCACCCAGAAGGGCGACCCGACGTCGTCCGATGGAATCGGGCGGGTGGACGCAATCAAGAGCGCCGCTGAGGAGGCGCTCAAGGGAACGCCGCTGGAAGGGTCACAAGTTTTCCTCGCCGGCACTGCAGCCCAAGTGAAAGATCTGGTCACCGGCACCAAATACGACATGATGATCGCCGTCGTCGCCGCCCTCTGTCTGATTTTCATAGTCATGGTCATCATGACCAGAAGCCTGATCGCGGCGATGGTCATCGTCGGCACGATATTACTTTCGTTGGGCGCATCCTTCGGACTGTCCGTGCTCGTCTGGCAGTATTTGCTACACATCCAATTGCACTGGTCGGTACTTGTGATGACGGTGATCATCTTGCTGGCCATGGGATCCGACTACAATCTGCTGCTGGTCGCCCGAATCCGGGAAGAACTCGGCGCTGGCATCAATACCGGGATCATCCGCGCCATGGCGGGCACCGGCAAGGTCGTGACCACCGCCGGGCTCGTGTTCGCATTCACGATGGCGTCCATGATCGTGAGTGACGTGATCAGCATCGGCCAGGTCGGCATGACCATCGCCATCGGTCTGCTGTTCGACACGCTGATCGTCAGGGCGTTCATGACGCCGTCGATCGCTGCGTTGCTGGGCCGTTGGTTCTGGTGGCCACAGACGGTCCGCCCACGCCCCGCCAGCACGATGCTGCGTCCAACCGGGCCACGCCCCCTGGTCCGCGCCCTGCTCCTGAACCAAGAGAAGTAAGTGGCGGATACTCGGCTGCAGCCCGAATCGCTCGATCGACCGCATCGGTCATTCGCAGCGCGGGCGATCCGCACGCTGTCACCCCTGATCATTCTCGCCTGGGTGGCATTGACACTCGTGCTGACACTCGGCGTTCCCTGGCTGGAGGTTGTCGGGCGGGAACACGCCGTCCCGATGGCGCCACAGGACGCGCCCTCGGTACTTGCGATGCAGCGGATGGGTGGTGCTTTCCAGGAGTTCGATTCGGACAGTTTCGCCATGCTGGTCATGGAGGGTCAGCACGAACTCGGCGAGGACGCGCACACGTATTACGACCGTTTGATTTCTACGCTGAGGGCCGACTCGCAGCATGTACGGCACGTACAGGACCTCTGGTCAGACCGACTCACGGCAGCCGGCGCGCAGAGCGAGGACGGTAAAGCGGTATACGTTCAGCTGAATCTCACCGGGAACACCGGCACGACGTTGGGTCAAGACTCAGTTGCCGCTGTCCGCAACATCATTGACAAGACGCCACCGCCCCCGGGCATCAAGGTCTATCTCACCGGCCCGTCAGCCCTGGTGACAGATATGGCTCAGGCGGGCGACCACTCCATGATCAAACTGACCGCCGTCAGCGCCGTCATCATCTTCGTGGTGCTGCTCTTCGTATACCGTTCGATTGTCACTGTCCTCGGCTTGTTGTTCACCGTCGGCATTGAACTCCTCACCGCCCGCGGTGTCGTCGCCTTCCTGGCTGACCAGAATCTCATCGGCCTCTCGATATTTGCGACCAGCTTGCTGGTTGCTCTTGCCATGGCGGCCGGGACGGACTACGGGATCTTCTTCTTCGGTCGCTACCAGGAACTCCGCCAATCCGGCGAGGAGCCCGAGAACGCCTACTACGGCACTTACCGCAGCGTCGCTCCCGTTGTGTTGGGCTCAGGTCTGACCATCGCCGGGGCGATGCTCTGCCTGAGCTTCACCAGGGTGCCCATCTTCCAATCGATGGGCGTGCCATCCGCCGTCGCAATGCTCGTCGCGGTTCTCGTCGCACTCACCTTGGTGCCGGCGATCATCGCTCTTGGCAGCCGAATGAGGCTGTTCGAGCCCGCGCGCCGGATCAAAACCGGCCGGTGGCGGCGGATTGGTACCGCAGTTGTCCGGTGGCCCGCACCGATCCTCCTGTCGACCCTGGCCATCGCACTGGTCGGACTACTCGCGCTGCCCGGCTATCAGACAAGCTACAAAGACCGACTCTATGTACCCAAGGGTCTACCCGCGAATCTGGGCTACGCGGGTGCTGATCGCCATTTCCCCGAAGCGCGAATGATGCCCGACATTCTGATGGTCGAGTCCGATCATGACATGCGAAATCCGGCCGACTTCCTGGTACTGCACAAACTCGCGAAAGCCATATTCAAGGTGCCCGGAATTTCTCGAGTACAGGGAATAACGCGCCCCAAGGGAACGCCGATCGAGCATACGTCCATACCTTTCATTATCGACGTACAGAACGCTGGCATGCTTACCCAGATGACCTTTATGAAGGCGCGCAACGATGAAATGCTCGAACAAGTCAGATTGATCGAGCGCCAAATTGAGGTGCAGAAGCACATGTATGAAGTGCAGAAGCAACTCAACAAGCTGGCACACGAGTCATTTCTTACGTCGAAAGACACCTATGCGATCACGCTTACACTGAAAGACACCATTGCGAATCTGGACGATTTCTTCAGACCCTTTCGCAATTACGTGAACTGGGAACCGCACTGCTACGACATCCCGATGTGCTGGTCCATACGAAATTTGTTCGACACGTTCGACGCATTGGACAAAGTCACCGATAAAGCCAAAGAGATGTTGGCTTACATGACTGAGGTGGACGGACTCGCCCCAGAGATGATCGCGCAGATGCCGAAACTGATCGCTATCTCGGAAGCCTCACGCGACATGATGCTCAAAATGCACGCCACAATGGCGGGGACATTCAAGCTGATGGACGAGTCGACTTCAGACACGATGGCCATGGGCCAGGCATACGATGCAGCTCACGATGACGACACCTTCTTTCTGCCGCCAGAAGTTTTCGAGAATCCCGAATTCCGGAAGGCAATGAGTTCGTATCTGTCTCCCGACGGAAAAGCGGCGCGGTTCATCATCTCCCACAAAGACGATCCTGCATCCCCGGCGGGCATTGCGAGTTCCGCCAAAGTTCGATCAGCGGCCGAAGAGGCCCTTAAGTCGACTCCGCTGCAGGGCTCCAAGATCTACGTTTCCGGCACTGCCGCGACTTACAAAGACTTCAGCGACGGCTCGAAATACGACTTGTTGATCGCGGCCATCGGTTCGCTCTGCTTGATTTTCATAATCATGCTCCTCATCACCCGGAGCTTGATCGCCTCCCTGGTGATTGTGGGCACAGTGGCACTTTCGCTGGGCACGTCATTCGGGCTGTCGGTCCTGCTGTGGCAATACATTCTGGGAATCAATCTGCACTGGATGGTGCTGCCGATGTCGGTGATCGTGCTGTTGGCGGTCGGATCGGACTACAACTTGCTACTGGTATCCCGCATCAAGGAAGAGTTGGGCGCCGGCCTGAAGACCGGCATCATTCGTGCGATGGGCGGTAGCGGCAAGGTCGTGACGAACGCCGGCCTGGTGTTCGCGTTCACCATGGCCGCACTGGTGACCAGCGACTTGCTCATGATCGGTCAGGTCGGTATCACGATCGCCCTGGGTCTGTTGTTCGACACGTTGGTCGTGCGGTCCTTCATGACTCCGTCGATCGCCGCTCTCCTCGGTCGCTGGTTCTGGTGGCCGCTGGTCATCCGCCCGCGTCCGGCCAGCTTCATGCTCCGGTCGGAGGGAACGCGCGCCTCGGTGCGGGCCTATATGCTGCCGCGCGACGACGATACGATCACCGCCGAAATCCCAAAGACCTCGGTCTAGTTCACCGCCGCGCGGGTTTCCAGCCGCACGTAATTCGCCAGGCTCTCACCGGCGTCAGCCGGCCCGAAACCGGTCGCCTCGATCTTCGCCAGATCCAGAACTCCGTAAAGCGGCCGCGGCGCAACAGGGTTCGTCGCTGTACTGAAGTACTCTGCCGTCGACACACCAGTCACTCGGTTCGGATCGTGACCCGCCAGCTCGAAGACACGCCGCGCCACATCGGCCCACGAGGTGACCGGGCCCGAACCTGTCACGTTGTACGTTCCGTACGGCGCGTGGCTGTCAAGCAGGTGCCGGATCGCCCGCGCCAGCTCAGAGGTGAACGTCAATCGGCCGACTTGGTCGTCCACCACAGACGGGTCAACTCCCCGTTCGGCGAGAGAAAGCATGGTGCGCACGAAATTTCGGCCGTCACCGATTACCCACGAGGTCCGCACGACGTAGTGACGACACACGGTAGAGATGATTTGGTCGCCCGCCGCCTTCGTCTGCCCGTAGACGCCGAGCGGAGCCATCGGATCGTCCTCGCGATAAGGCCGGGTCGCGGTTCCGTCGAACACGTAGTCCGTCGACACATGCACGACGGTCAGCCGATGCGCCGAAGCTACACGCGCCAGATTCGCGACGCCGGTGACGTTGGCCGCCCAGGCCGCCGCCCGCCCTTCGGGAGTCTCCGCGACATCGACCGCCGTGTAGGCCGCAGCGTTGACGATGGTGTCATACTCGCGCCACGGGCGCGCCGATGCGAAATCCTCGGAGCTGAGATCGAATCCGGGCAGATCGACGTACTCAACGTGTGAAGCACCCTCGTACGCGACCTGCAGCGCCCGGCCCAATTGCCCGTTACAGCCGATCACCAACGTCTTGCGCGGCTGCACGGGCACGACCTCGGACAGCGGTCCCTGAGCTCGGTCCTTCGCGGACAACTCAGCCTGATCGAGCGGTATCGGCCAGTCGATGGCAATGGTCGCATCACCGGGATTCAGGGAGGTGTACACACCATCCGGTGAATAGTGGTCGTTGACCAGGTAGATGTAGGCAGTATTCGGTTCCAGTGTCTGGAATCCGTTGCCGACGCCTCGCGGCACGAACACCGCGCGGGACGGATCCAGCTCGGCGGTGACCACCGTGCCGAACGTGGGACCATCACGCAGGTCGACCCACGCGCAGAAGATCCGCCCGGTCGCCACCGAAATGTATTTGTCCCAGGGTTCGGCATGAATGCCCCGCGTAGTGCCCACCGACTCGTTGAATGACACATTGTTCTGGACGGGCCCGAAATCGGGCATCCCGGCTGCCACCATCTTCTCGCGCTGCCAGTTCTCCTTGAACCAGCCGCGATTGTCGCCATGGACGGGCAGGTCCCAGATGACCAACCCCGGAATCGCCGTCTCTGCCGCGCGGAGGGCCTTTCCGAGCGCCGTCATAGGTTGCGGTCTCCTGTCATTGCCCGAGTCGCGCGTAGAACGCCTCGGTGGCGTCTTTTGCGGGCGCCCACCAGTCGTCGTTGTCGCGATACCACTCGATCGTGGCAGCCAACCCGTGTTCGAAGTCAGGGTATCTCGGTTGCCATCCGAGCTCATCACGCAACTTGCTGGCGTCGATGGCGTAACGCAGATCGTGACCGGTCCGGTCTGGGACGTGGTCGTAGGCGTCGGCCGGCTGGCCCATGAGAGTGAGAATCAGTTCGACCACGCTCTTGTTGTCCTTCTCGCCATTGGCACCGATCAGATACGTCTCACCAATGCGACCTTGTTCCAAGATCTGCAGCACCGCCGACGAGTGGTCATCGGCATGGATCCAGTCCCGCACGTTGAGCCCGTCGCCGTACAACTTGGGTCGCGTGCCCCGCAGGACGTTGGTGATCTGACGGGGAATGAATTTCTCGACATGCTGGTACGGGCCATAGTTATTGGAGCAGTTGGAGATTGTGGCTTCCAACCCGTAGGAACGCATCCACGCTCGCACCAGCAAGTCGCTGCCGGCCTTCGTCGACGAATACGGCGACGACGGATTGTAGGGGCTGGCTTCGGTAAACCGGCCTGGATCATCCAGCTCCAGATCGCCGTACACCTCGTCGGTGGAGATGTGGTGGTAGCGGACACCGTACTTGCGGACCGCCTCCAGCAACGTGAATGTACCCACCAAGTTCGTCTGGAGGAATGGGTGCGGGTCGTGCAGCGAGTTGTCGTTGTGCGTCTCCGCGGCGTAGTGGACGACACGATCGGCGGATGCCACCAGCTTTTCCACAACACCGGCATCGGCAACATCACCGTGAACGAAATGCACGCGATCGTCGGGTAAACCAGACAGCGAAGCAAGGTTGCCGGCATAGGTCAACTTGTCTAACACCGTGATGTGATGGTCGGTGTGCTCGACCGCGTAATGCACGAAATTCGATCCGATGAACCCGGCGCCTCCAGTGACCAGAAGCCGCGCCACTAGGAACCCCTCTCCAACAAATCCAACAGATACGAACCGTACCCCGACTTCACCAGCTTCTCGGCGCGCTCACGCAATTCATCTTCGCTGAGAAAACCTTGCCGCCAGGCGATTTCCTCCGGCACACCGATCTTCAACCCGGTCCGCCGCTCCATCGTCCGCACAAAGTCCGCCGCATCAGTCATCTGGTCGAACGTCCCGGTGTCCAACCAAGCCGTCCCCCGCGGCAACACCTGGACCCGCAACCGGCCCTGCTCCAGGTACGCCCGGTTGACATCCGTGATCTCGTACTCGCCGCGATCACTGGGTGACAGCTCGCGTGCGATCTGCACGACGTCGTTGTCATAGAAGTAGAGACCCGGGACCGCGAAATTACTCTTCGGTTGCTTGGGCTTTTCCTCTAGCGACACAACGACACCGCTCCGGTCGAACTCCACGACACCATAGGCCGACGGCTCGGCAACCCAGTAGGCGAAGACCTGACCACCGTCGACATCCGCGAAGCTTTTGAGCTGCGTGCCCAAACCCGGCCCATACAGCAGATTGTCGCCCAAGATCAGCGCGACCTTCTCGTTCCCGATGAAGTCCGCGCCGATAGTGAACGCCTGCGCCAGACCGTCTGGCGACGGCTGCTGCGCGAAGGAGATCGACACCCCGAACCGAGACCCGTCACCTAGCAGGCGTTCGAAACTCTCCGCGTCATGCGGCGTGGTGATTACCAAAATGTCGCGGATCCCCGCCAGCATCAACGTCGACAGCGGGTAATACGCCATCGGCTTGTCGTAGACCGGTATCAATTGCTTCGACACCCCGAGGGTGATCGGGTGCAGGCGAGTTCCCGAACCACCCGCCAGGATGATGCCTTTCATGACTGCTTGCGGATGACGCGAACGCCCATCCCGTGCGTGTCGTAGATGCACAGATCATCAACCCAGAACTGGCCGTCAAACACCACCAGCACACCGCGGTCGTCGCTTTGGGTGGATAGGATTTCGATCTCGGAACGGGTCCTCTTATTGGTCGGCGTCACCTGGCCGCGGAACTTCCAGCTGAACATCTGGTCCAGAGCCACTGGCTCGAATTCGAAATCCTCGCCGGTGCCGGCGAGACCGGATAGCCGTACCGCAGCGCGCGCCGCCTGCTGCATGGCTTCCAGACCCAACGAACCAGGCTGTACCGGGTCTTGGAAGAAGTGCGCCTTGAAGAACCACGCCTCCGGGGTCACGTCGTACTCGGCGACCAGCCGGCCCAGACCCGCCTGCCCCCCGTCCGGCCAGAAATTCACCCGGTCGAGCACCTGAAGCCGACCCTGATCCAGCCAGGGCGCACCGTCGAGTTCCGCCGCCCGATAAGACACCACGACCGGAGCCGGCGCGGAAAGTGCCTCCAGCGCACCGGCTTCCGTCCGCAAACCCACCTGGTTCTTCAATGCCTCGGGACTGAAGAAACCGAACGCCGTCTTCATCGTCATCACAACTTCGTCGTCTTGGGTGCAGACGACGTCGAAGAAGACGATCGTCGACCCGGCGCCGTCGGCGAACCGTTCCAGAGTCGAGGTGACCCGCAGCGTTCCGACCCGGGCCGGCCTACGCTGAACGACGTCGCCGCCGTCGAGATTGCGGAACACCACATCGTCGGGACGGTTGGCGGCGAACCCGTTGTACGAGGAGAGCCAGCCGCACGGCTGCAGCAGGATCTCGATCAGCACCGGCATCGGCACCACGTCGACGTGGGCGTCGCCGAAGTACCACTCGCCGGGCGGGACATCGTATTCCGCGACGACGGTGCCACCCTTGGTCGGCACTCCCGGCGGACTGGACACGCTAAGCACCCGAGACATGAAGTGGTACGGCTCATCCGGCAGGCGCGGCGCTCGCCGGGTACCGTCGAACGGCGCGTATAGCGCACCGAACGCATCCGATGGCATGCCGCGGCCGCAGGCCAGCAGTGCACCCTGATCCCCGCGAACATCGTTGGTTCCGGCCAGGATCTTCACCGGTCCGAAGGCACCCGGCGGCATCGGCCAGTCCGGCACCAATCGCATCCCGAAGCGCCGGGCGTGGAAGACTTTGAAACCGTCACTGCGGCAGAGCAATGCGGCGAAGACGGTCGGCGTCGGCCCGTCGATGATCTCCTCGATGAAAACCTCGTAGTCGAGCATGTGGTCGGCGTCCGGCGTCACCTGCCCACGGCACACGAACCGCGCCATGTCGTCGGGCACCGGTTCGAATCGCCAGCCGTCCCGCTCGATGGTGAACCCGTAGGCCGCCATCGCGAACGACAGCGCCTGGGTGGCGGCATCGGCCATCAGCGTGCCTGGCATGCACGGGTCATTCTTGAAATGGCCCTCGTAGAACCACATGTCCTTGGGCACCGCGGCGGTGGCGCGCAAATAACCGCGGCCCCAGGGCCCACCGCTCGGATCGAATTCAGCGATCTCGTCGATCAGCCGCAGCTTGCCCTTCGGCAGCGACGGCGTGCGGGTGTGGGCGGCGGCCCGCTCGAAGCCGTCTCCGAAGCATCGATAGGCGTGCCCCTCGGTGAACGCCTCCACGTCTTCCTTGGTGAAGGAACGCTTCTGAGTGACGACGGCGGGCTCGTCTCGGATCGCGCCCTCGCGCGGTACGTCGTCGGCGGCGTCCCACAGCACCCCGTCCGACTCGGCGAGCTCGGCGTCTGAGAAGAAGCCGGCCTGGCCGTTACGCACCGAGATCATCAACCGATCGCCGATGTAGCAGTCGTAGTGGAAGAAGAACAACCGGGTATCACCGGTTTTCGCGTGCCCGTCGATGTGGATCTCGTAGTGCAGCGTGTCTCCGCCCTTGGGGAGTTCACCCATGAACGTCAGATCGCACCCGAGCAGGCGGTACACGCGTTCGCTGCGGTTGGTGAAATCGGCGCCCAGCCACGAGGCGAGCAAGAGATCGGCCTGCCCGCTCTCGATCACCACACCCGGTGACATCCGCCCGTTGTGGATGTACCAGGCGTCGGGGTCGACGTCGGTCTCGGTGACGATTGAGCCAGTGCCCATCGTCCCGGGCTCGCCCTCGATGCTCATCACCCGATCGGCCAGCAACAGTGGCGGTTCCGGCATCCGCACCAGACGCTCGTACTGGTCGTACTCGGCGAACTTCGGACCCATGACTTCCGAGACCTTGCCGCCGGCAAGGATTTCCAGTTGGGCGCGCGACCACAGCGGTTCTTTGACCGGTGCCGGTCGCTTACTCGACGTGGGTGTGGGCGCGCTGGGTGCGGGCGCCGGCGCGGGGGTAGGCGTCACTGTCACCGGAGGCGGTGGTGGTGCCGGAGGTGCGGGCGGCGGCGCCGTTGGAGTCTGCACCAGCGGTGCGCTCGCCGCCGGCGCAACCTTCGGCGCAGCCGCGGGCGCGCTTCTCGCAACCGTCGGAGCCGATCCCCGCCGCCCCGAAACCAGGTTGAGCAGGTCACCGCGCGACTTCAAGAACGACGCGTGGGCCTCGGCCTGACGCTCGAGGAATGCCGTGTGGGCCTCGCCGACCGAGGCGACCAGATTCAACGCGGCCGCCGTCTGATCGTTCACTGCCTGCGGTGTCGCTGGCCGGGCAACCACTGTTCTTGTCTCGGTCACGGTGTGCGTAACGGCCTCCTGGGCAACGACCAACGGCACGGGGTGAGTCGGCGCAGGCGGCATGACTTGAACAGTTCCGTGGTCGGGCATAGGTGTACTTCCGTTCCTGGACGCCGCCGGCGTCGAGATATTCGGGGGCGCCACCGGCGCCGAAACAGCGGCCGCCGGAGCTGAAACCGGCGTCAGAACCGGCGCGGTGACGATATCCGGCCAGTGGGCGGCGAGTGTGAGTTTGCGAGTGTTATCCGAAGGCGCCGGCTCACGTTGCTCACGCAATGACCGGATCCGCGCCTCGAACGCATCGATGTCGACCGGCAGTCCGTGCACCCAGAGCTTGCAGACACTTTCGGCCAGGGCACGCAGTCCGCGTCGCTCCTGGGGGTCCAGCGCGACGGCCAGATGTGGCCGGTCACCGAGGATCTTGCCGACCGCGCCGGTCAAGATGCCGCGAGGACCGTGCTCGACGAACACCCGGACGCCGTCCTCCCAAGCC from the Mycolicibacterium crocinum genome contains:
- a CDS encoding RND family transporter, whose protein sequence is MADTRLQPESLDRPHRSFAARAIRTLSPLIILAWVALTLVLTLGVPWLEVVGREHAVPMAPQDAPSVLAMQRMGGAFQEFDSDSFAMLVMEGQHELGEDAHTYYDRLISTLRADSQHVRHVQDLWSDRLTAAGAQSEDGKAVYVQLNLTGNTGTTLGQDSVAAVRNIIDKTPPPPGIKVYLTGPSALVTDMAQAGDHSMIKLTAVSAVIIFVVLLFVYRSIVTVLGLLFTVGIELLTARGVVAFLADQNLIGLSIFATSLLVALAMAAGTDYGIFFFGRYQELRQSGEEPENAYYGTYRSVAPVVLGSGLTIAGAMLCLSFTRVPIFQSMGVPSAVAMLVAVLVALTLVPAIIALGSRMRLFEPARRIKTGRWRRIGTAVVRWPAPILLSTLAIALVGLLALPGYQTSYKDRLYVPKGLPANLGYAGADRHFPEARMMPDILMVESDHDMRNPADFLVLHKLAKAIFKVPGISRVQGITRPKGTPIEHTSIPFIIDVQNAGMLTQMTFMKARNDEMLEQVRLIERQIEVQKHMYEVQKQLNKLAHESFLTSKDTYAITLTLKDTIANLDDFFRPFRNYVNWEPHCYDIPMCWSIRNLFDTFDALDKVTDKAKEMLAYMTEVDGLAPEMIAQMPKLIAISEASRDMMLKMHATMAGTFKLMDESTSDTMAMGQAYDAAHDDDTFFLPPEVFENPEFRKAMSSYLSPDGKAARFIISHKDDPASPAGIASSAKVRSAAEEALKSTPLQGSKIYVSGTAATYKDFSDGSKYDLLIAAIGSLCLIFIIMLLITRSLIASLVIVGTVALSLGTSFGLSVLLWQYILGINLHWMVLPMSVIVLLAVGSDYNLLLVSRIKEELGAGLKTGIIRAMGGSGKVVTNAGLVFAFTMAALVTSDLLMIGQVGITIALGLLFDTLVVRSFMTPSIAALLGRWFWWPLVIRPRPASFMLRSEGTRASVRAYMLPRDDDTITAEIPKTSV
- a CDS encoding sugar nucleotide-binding protein yields the protein MTALGKALRAAETAIPGLVIWDLPVHGDNRGWFKENWQREKMVAAGMPDFGPVQNNVSFNESVGTTRGIHAEPWDKYISVATGRIFCAWVDLRDGPTFGTVVTAELDPSRAVFVPRGVGNGFQTLEPNTAYIYLVNDHYSPDGVYTSLNPGDATIAIDWPIPLDQAELSAKDRAQGPLSEVVPVQPRKTLVIGCNGQLGRALQVAYEGASHVEYVDLPGFDLSSEDFASARPWREYDTIVNAAAYTAVDVAETPEGRAAAWAANVTGVANLARVASAHRLTVVHVSTDYVFDGTATRPYREDDPMAPLGVYGQTKAAGDQIISTVCRHYVVRTSWVIGDGRNFVRTMLSLAERGVDPSVVDDQVGRLTFTSELARAIRHLLDSHAPYGTYNVTGSGPVTSWADVARRVFELAGHDPNRVTGVSTAEYFSTATNPVAPRPLYGVLDLAKIEATGFGPADAGESLANYVRLETRAAVN
- the rfbB gene encoding dTDP-glucose 4,6-dehydratase; amino-acid sequence: MARLLVTGGAGFIGSNFVHYAVEHTDHHITVLDKLTYAGNLASLSGLPDDRVHFVHGDVADAGVVEKLVASADRVVHYAAETHNDNSLHDPHPFLQTNLVGTFTLLEAVRKYGVRYHHISTDEVYGDLELDDPGRFTEASPYNPSSPYSSTKAGSDLLVRAWMRSYGLEATISNCSNNYGPYQHVEKFIPRQITNVLRGTRPKLYGDGLNVRDWIHADDHSSAVLQILEQGRIGETYLIGANGEKDNKSVVELILTLMGQPADAYDHVPDRTGHDLRYAIDASKLRDELGWQPRYPDFEHGLAATIEWYRDNDDWWAPAKDATEAFYARLGQ
- the rfbA gene encoding glucose-1-phosphate thymidylyltransferase RfbA → MKGIILAGGSGTRLHPITLGVSKQLIPVYDKPMAYYPLSTLMLAGIRDILVITTPHDAESFERLLGDGSRFGVSISFAQQPSPDGLAQAFTIGADFIGNEKVALILGDNLLYGPGLGTQLKSFADVDGGQVFAYWVAEPSAYGVVEFDRSGVVVSLEEKPKQPKSNFAVPGLYFYDNDVVQIARELSPSDRGEYEITDVNRAYLEQGRLRVQVLPRGTAWLDTGTFDQMTDAADFVRTMERRTGLKIGVPEEIAWRQGFLSEDELRERAEKLVKSGYGSYLLDLLERGS
- a CDS encoding beta-ketoacyl synthase N-terminal-like domain-containing protein; the encoded protein is MTSALEQAGLTPADIDYVDCHATGTPLGDATELQSIAAAYGDVPLKLGALKGNLGHTITVSGAASLVNVLSAMQASTIPPTLCEKPTDKLDGTPFTLVTTATPWDGPVKRAAVSNFGFGGNNAHLIVENYRGPIASAPRPQAPTDDIVICGIGVVTGDARDADEFRRRVLGPEAQPTPLDSVALDLAGLGFPPNELAGSLSQQTVMLAAAGQALHNVTTDSERTGVFVGMGCDATIARQRLRVLNADNEQWLEANKVAAPKLTADGVVGTMPNIPANRIHAQRDFRGFGFTVSTEELSAITALQIGVRALRHHELDAVVAGAVDMCCEPAHSRAADALDADTSMGHGDAAVAFVLKRRADAEAAGDEIIAVIDTDDEPLPTEPNFAEARIGRTHAASAAVEIAARVEAVRARVRVDSAGAQPAPGGTTAAVWVEALGGHADGITVSAADGAPKPLAVGVVPVSERYAAGSRADLLSRMQRGEPGGTGSVRCSLVGDCSSTLDKLRQQAVQSLERGEAPAVPGIAFADTPMTGELAFTFTGAAAAYPGAGRDLLFAWPEIGDGLTQRFSGVGDLARALHGDGITTLDPRTQLTGCALVCQSQAEFSRTVLRLKPTAAIGLSSGETNSLMAFGVWSDLEPMLDEIEESGMYGDELTGKCRVAAADWGLGDQPAPWECWRITAPRALVDAALAVELRAYMTIVQAPDDCVIGGDPAACRRVIDAVAGATAIPLGLDMVIHCAAMAPFADTWRNIHTRETHEVPDIRFYTNAVNRAYVPTREAAAEAITRQALEPIDFPATILQAWEDGVRVFVEHGPRGILTGAVGKILGDRPHLAVALDPQERRGLRALAESVCKLWVHGLPVDIDAFEARIRSLREQREPAPSDNTRKLTLAAHWPDIVTAPVLTPVSAPAAAVSAPVAPPNISTPAASRNGSTPMPDHGTVQVMPPAPTHPVPLVVAQEAVTHTVTETRTVVARPATPQAVNDQTAAALNLVASVGEAHTAFLERQAEAHASFLKSRGDLLNLVSGRRGSAPTVARSAPAAAPKVAPAASAPLVQTPTAPPPAPPAPPPPPVTVTPTPAPAPAPSAPTPTSSKRPAPVKEPLWSRAQLEILAGGKVSEVMGPKFAEYDQYERLVRMPEPPLLLADRVMSIEGEPGTMGTGSIVTETDVDPDAWYIHNGRMSPGVVIESGQADLLLASWLGADFTNRSERVYRLLGCDLTFMGELPKGGDTLHYEIHIDGHAKTGDTRLFFFHYDCYIGDRLMISVRNGQAGFFSDAELAESDGVLWDAADDVPREGAIRDEPAVVTQKRSFTKEDVEAFTEGHAYRCFGDGFERAAAHTRTPSLPKGKLRLIDEIAEFDPSGGPWGRGYLRATAAVPKDMWFYEGHFKNDPCMPGTLMADAATQALSFAMAAYGFTIERDGWRFEPVPDDMARFVCRGQVTPDADHMLDYEVFIEEIIDGPTPTVFAALLCRSDGFKVFHARRFGMRLVPDWPMPPGAFGPVKILAGTNDVRGDQGALLACGRGMPSDAFGALYAPFDGTRRAPRLPDEPYHFMSRVLSVSSPPGVPTKGGTVVAEYDVPPGEWYFGDAHVDVVPMPVLIEILLQPCGWLSSYNGFAANRPDDVVFRNLDGGDVVQRRPARVGTLRVTSTLERFADGAGSTIVFFDVVCTQDDEVVMTMKTAFGFFSPEALKNQVGLRTEAGALEALSAPAPVVVSYRAAELDGAPWLDQGRLQVLDRVNFWPDGGQAGLGRLVAEYDVTPEAWFFKAHFFQDPVQPGSLGLEAMQQAARAAVRLSGLAGTGEDFEFEPVALDQMFSWKFRGQVTPTNKRTRSEIEILSTQSDDRGVLVVFDGQFWVDDLCIYDTHGMGVRVIRKQS